AACAtttcacaaataataacagCTACAAAACCggtataaataattaactataactTATTTCGAATAGTATATTTAACTACTAATGAACCGAAAGGAAACCATTAACAATTGACTAatgatataaaataaaatttggaaAATCTATATCAACAGATTGAATATATAACATACGTTTTGGACACTTGAGATTATTTACATATAGAAAATACAGTTTTGtttatttcatatatatatagagagataGATGGATAGATCAGAAAATAGATATTCATGAATTTATGACACCTCATCATCAGCATGAACTCATTCTTTTCTCAAGACAACAAACTCTAGCTATATAAATCCTGGACAATATACGGTACAGCCAACCACTTATCTCCACAATTAATTTGTTTCCATCTATTTCACTCCATTAACCTTGCAGTTGAGCTTCTTTACTGGTTAGAGGCACATAACGAACAGAAGTCTCCGTCCGGATACTGACGGAACCATCAGAGTTCTTATCCACAACCTGCAAATCCTGAAATAGGACTCCAACAGGAATCACCATTCTACCTCCTGGCTTCAACTGGTCAATAAGTGGTTGTGGAATCTCCTTGGCCGCTGCCCCAACGTGAATGGCATCGTAAGGAGCAAACTCTGGCCAACCTTGCCTCCCATCTGTCACCGAAACGATTCCTCAAACATTCAAAATTACGGATGCAATTGAAGCAAAACTAATGTAAATTTATCACTTGGACAACGAAAATGATCAACACACAGATACATcaaataacaagaaaataattGCTTGCGCTCATCTGTTCGTTCTACTTTAGTTAGCTCAATCGCTTGAAACATACACATCTACTGACTCCAGGACTAGTTAAAATAAAACTATTCAACCGATGACCTAAAATTGCGTCTTCACCCACCAAATCATAAAAAGTAAATGCAGGCTATATCTTCAAATGCATAAAATGAAACTGTACTTTTGCTGTCCGAAAATTGAACAAGTTTAGAAAGCATACCACCAGAATGCACAGAAAGTGAACCATCTTTCAGTAGTGACGCAGCAGCACTCTTCTGAATATTCTCGGTTGAGGAGGAAACCAATTCAGGAATATGCTCCACACCAATAGCACGGCCTTGTGGTCCAACCATCATTGCAAAGCATGCCGTCAAGTACCCAGTTCCTATAAAGAGGCCCAAAGTATGGAAATATGAGCATAAAATGTAGATAGAGTACACAGCAAAGAAGCAGTgaattcaatatcaaaataaaCATTTAATTCTGCATAGAACATTTTGACGGATACAATATCGATACCCACCTAGAATTGGGGCTAATGAAAAATCCATTGGAGATACCTTTTCCTTGTCAGTAAAGAAAGTCAATGATTTTACATCATAAGTCATAAGATCATATAATCATTCTATAACTCCATCATGGAAATGCAACTAAATAAACTGTTTTCTGCTCAACCTTACAATTATGGTAGCTATCAATGACAATTATCATAAATCCATTAGTAATCAATCTCATCAAACTGGGACTGTAACTTCAACTTTTCATCCCATGCAGTCCATGACTTATCAAAAAACTCCAGGAATGGCAATAGCAAtggaataaaaatataaaagaaatttaGGACCCGGTCTAATAAGCATTTTCTATTGCTGTTGAATAGTTAAAACATTATGTTTAAATAATAGTTATAGTTCATGGACTATACCAGAGCCAACATCCAGCGCATGCATCCCGGGTTGTAAATTCTCCTCAAGCAATTGAAGGCAGGTGGCATGCATGTGCGGCGCAGATATAGTGGCATTATAGCCTATTGGGATTGGGCTGTCAACATAAGGTGGGGTTCCATTGGGTACGAACAAACCTCTATCAATAGTTTCCATTACTTCAGCTACCTTTCTTGATTGTATTATTCCATAACGCTGCAAATTCTCCACCATCCCTTTGTTTTGATTTACGGCATTCCCAGACCAATATTGCTGTACTTTGT
Above is a genomic segment from Arachis stenosperma cultivar V10309 chromosome 1, arast.V10309.gnm1.PFL2, whole genome shotgun sequence containing:
- the LOC130961248 gene encoding protein-L-isoaspartate O-methyltransferase 1-like isoform X1 — encoded protein: MNPKSKLNLILHKVQQYWSGNAVNQNKGMVENLQRYGIIQSRKVAEVMETIDRGLFVPNGTPPYVDSPIPIGYNATISAPHMHATCLQLLEENLQPGMHALDVGSGTGYLTACFAMMVGPQGRAIGVEHIPELVSSSTENIQKSAAASLLKDGSLSVHSGDGRQGWPEFAPYDAIHVGAAAKEIPQPLIDQLKPGGRMVIPVGVLFQDLQVVDKNSDGSVSIRTETSVRYVPLTSKEAQLQG
- the LOC130961248 gene encoding protein-L-isoaspartate O-methyltransferase 1-like isoform X2, whose protein sequence is MEQYWSGNAVNQNKGMVENLQRYGIIQSRKVAEVMETIDRGLFVPNGTPPYVDSPIPIGYNATISAPHMHATCLQLLEENLQPGMHALDVGSGTGYLTACFAMMVGPQGRAIGVEHIPELVSSSTENIQKSAAASLLKDGSLSVHSGDGRQGWPEFAPYDAIHVGAAAKEIPQPLIDQLKPGGRMVIPVGVLFQDLQVVDKNSDGSVSIRTETSVRYVPLTSKEAQLQG